One Solea senegalensis isolate Sse05_10M linkage group LG13, IFAPA_SoseM_1, whole genome shotgun sequence DNA segment encodes these proteins:
- the igsf9bb gene encoding protein turtle homolog B isoform X5, whose translation MIWYVATLIASVFSTRGTAAQGAHGVREEPQFVTARAGENVILGCDVSFPLNGQPYVVEWFKYGMPIPFFINFRFYPPHVDPEYAGRASLHGKSSLRIENVRSDDQGWYECKVLMLEQQYDTFHNGSWVHLTVNAPPTFTDVPPQYVEAKEAGSITLTCTAFGNPKPSVRWVRDGTVMVSNAKYKVSDGSLTVLSITREDRGAYTCRAFSPQGEAIHTTRLLVQGPPFIVTPPVNITVNISQDAFFTCQAEAYPRNLTYTWFWEEDNVFFKNDLKRRVSILIDGSLIIAQIKPEDAGKYTCAPSNSLGQPPTASAYLTVQYPARVVNMPSVIYVAIGLPGFIRCPVDANPAVTLVKWKKDGLPLRIDKYPGWSQTDDGSIRVTEVTEDSLGTYSCMPYNALGSMGWSPPAPLVLKDPPKFSVVPGGEYRQEVGRELVIPCAAEGDPFPNITWRKVGKPSKSKHNVLPRGSLQFKSLTKEDHGEWECVATNVATSITASTHVQVIGTSPHAPTHVHVVASSTWANVSWEAGYDGGFQQTFSVWYGHVLKREQLGPHDWLSIPVPGGHDWMLVPGLEPETTYQFSVLAQNKLGTGPFSEVVTVNTLVFPISTPEPLVLLTPPRCLTANRTQQGVLLTWIPPANHTAPIQHYVMEFRLGERWEVLDDSIPAGETELLARDLIQEAWYEFRVMAVMDDMISEPSNVVGVSSTDFFPPELVEERGLARPVVAGIVATICFLAAAVLFSTMAACFVNKQRRRKLKRKRDPPLSITHCRKSVETPSPLSFIPSIGPYWEGLDASRYRLQPSSPQSSSGKVSPESIRSKASLSETSEDSHDQRGKKPPPSPGKREELSLYKKTKRAITSKKYGMKHEAEPTTPIELISRGPDGRFVIDPADVEMSVRSRRIEGFPFVEESDLYPEFRQSDEENDDPRPLPPVMAPLRPHQISPISSQESYLQPPAYSPRFHRPFEGMTIMESSRLQATGQIRGSLHHRAFYGYLGHPGDHDPPPPFYMPDTSPLSSVMSSPPYLAEGPFGHPMIPEEIGEGDFPHYAVSGFPLPLTLASSSRSPEIWQGVDFTFTSLEGPQFIFPPHHPLQLRHDSPYPPPPHVLPLSAFQPSSLPMPTYPTVLPLEAPKSHSRKSPSKAKPHGSPAKHLAMQEAHLGQLRHTSHSMGVPVLPYTDPMAHIVPSTFSSLDTRWFETAPRFSPRQARRMDPGMHQVVLQPSRLSPLTQSPFSSHEGSPEIVVRPRPRPSIVQPPIPPEMSEITLLPPSTASFSRRSSPSSSPAQGQGSRRASPSYRSHMAFASSATSYPASQSPSPPMESSNIFGQMPSQRRTEEGILPSEPSPPHLSASGYLGSVVVTRSSTPQ comes from the exons CTCCCCCCACATTCACAGACGTGCCACCTCAGTACGTAGAGGCCAAGGAGGCGGGGAGCATCACTTTGACCTGCACGGCTTTTGGCAACCCCAAGCCCTCTGTCAGATGGGTGCGGGACGGCACCGTCATGGTCAGCAATGCCAAGTACAAG GTGTCTGATGGGAGTTTGACGGTGCTATCCATCACCCGGGAGGATCGAGGGGCCTATACATGTCGAGCCTTCAGTCCCCAGGGCGAGGCCATTCACACCACACGGCTGCTAGTACAAG GTCCTCCTTTCATTGTAACACCACCAGTGAACATCACAGTGAATATCTCGCAGGACGCCTTCTTCACCTGCCAGGCGGAGGCTTACCCTCGCAACCTGACCTACACATGGTTCTGGGAGGAGGACAACGTCTTCTTCAAGAA cgaCCTAAAGCGCAGAGTCAGTATTCTCATCGACGGTTCCCTGATCATCGCCCAAATCAAGCCAGAGGATGCTGGGAAATACACCTGTGCTCCGAGCAACAGCCTGGGTCAACCACCGACTGCCTCTGCCTACCTGACAGTGCAAT ATCCTGCCCGTGTGGTAAACATGCCATCCGTCATCTATGTGGCCATCGGTTTGCCTGGCTTCATCCGCTGTCCTGTAGATGCCAACCCCGCGGTAACGCTGGTGAAGTGGAAGAAAGATGGCCTCCCTCTCCGGATAGATAAG TACCCTGGTTGGAGCCAAACGGACGATGGAAGCATCCGTGTGACAGAGGTGACAGAAGACTCTCTCGGCACCTACTCCTGCATGCCTTACAATGCCCTGGGTTCCATGGGATGGTCCCCTCCTGCTCCCCTGGTGCTAAAG GACCCTCCCAAATTCTCAGTGGTTCCTGGAGGGGAGTACAGGCAGGAGGTTGGGAGAGAACTAGTGATCCCCTGTGCGGCGGAGGGAGACCCTTTTCCCAACATCACGTGGCGGAAG GTCGGGAAGCCCAGCAAAAGCAAGCACAATGTTCTGCCCCGTGGCAGCTTACAGTTCAAGTCACTCACAAAGGAGGACCACGGGGAGTGGGAGTGTGTCGCCACCAACGTTGCCACGAGCATCACTGCCAGCACGCACGTCCAAGTCATAG GCACAAGCCCCCACGCCCCCACCCATGTACATGTGGTGGCATCCTCCACCTGGGCCAATGTGTCCTGGGAGGCAGGCTATGATGGAGGCTTCCAACAGACATTCTCAGTCTGGTATGGCCATGT GCTGAAGAGGGAACAGTTAGGTCCACACGACTGGTTGTCCATACCTGTGCCTGGAGGCCATGACTGGATGCTGGTACCGGGTTTGGAGCCGGAGACGACGTACCAGTTCAGTGTCCTGGCCCAAAACAAACTTGGCACAGGCCCGTTCAGCGAGGTTGTCACTGTGAACACACTAG TATTTCCTATAAGTACCCCTGAACCATTGGTGCTGCTTACCCCACCACGGTGCCTCACAGCCAATCGCACGCAGCAGGGAGTCCTGCTCACCTGGATCCCGCCTGCCAATCACACAGCACCTATCCAGCATTATGTCATGGAGTTCCGTCTGGGGGAGAGATGGGAGGTCCTGGACGACAGCATTCCTGCCGGGGAGACAGAGCTGCTGGCCCGAGACCTCATCCAG GAAGCGTGGTACGAGTTCCGTGTCATGGCCGTCATGGATGACATGATCAGCGAGCCCAGTAACGTAGTGGGAGTGTCCAGCACAG ACTTCTTCCCGCCAGAGTTGGTGGAGGAGCGTGGACTGGCGCGGCCCGTGGTGGCGGGCATCGTGGCCACCATCTGTTTTTTAGCGGCGGCGGTGCTGTTCAGTACGATGGCCGCCTGCTTCGTGAACAAACAGCGCCGGCGAAAGCTCAAGAGGAAAAGAG ACCCGCCTCTCTCAATAACCCATTGCAGAAAAAGCGTGGAAACTCC GAGTCCACTTAGCTTCATTCCCAGCATTGGGCCCTACTGGGAGGGGCTGGATGCAAGCAGGTACAGGCTGCAACCCTCCAGTCCTCA GTCTTCTTCTGGAAAGGTGAGCCCAGAGAGCATTCGTTCCAAGGCATCCCTGTCCGAAACATCAGAGGACAGTCATGACCAGCGTGGGAAGAAACCACCCCCAAGTCCAGGGAAGAGGGAAGAATTGTCTTTGTacaagaagacaaaaagagCAATAACAAGCAAGAAGTATGGCATGAAGCATGAGGCTGAACCAACGACACCCATTGAACTCATTAGCCGAGGCCCAGACGGACGCTTTGTCATTGATCCCGCTGATGTCGAAATGTCTGTTAGGTCACGGCGAATTGAAGGCTTCCCCTTTGTGGAGGAATCAGACCTCTATCCTGAATTCCGGCAGTCAGATGAAGAGAATGATGATCCCAGGCCTCTGCCACCAGTTATGGCCCCCCTTCGGCCACACCAGATTTCCCCTATCTCCAGTCAGGAATCATATCTGCAACCTCCAGCCTACAGCCCTCGTTTCCACAGGCCATTTGAAGGTATGACCATCATGGAGAGCAGTCGGCTCCAGGCCACAGGGCAGATCCGAGGCTCTCTCCACCACAGGGCTTTCTATGGCTACCTAGGCCACCCGGGGGATCATGATCCCCCGCCTCCGTTTTACATGCCTGATACCAGCCCACTCAGCTCTGTTATGTCCTCCCCTCCATACCTTGCCGAAGGTCCTTTTGGTCACCCTATGATTCCTGAAGAAATAGGGGAGGGTGATTTCCCACACTATGCTGTCTCTGGTTTTCCACTTCCTCTGACACTCGCCTCTTCCTCTCGTTCACCGGAAATTTGGCAAGGGGTGGATTTCACCTTCACAAGTCTGGAGGGACCCCAATTCATTTTCCCCCCCCATCACCCTTTGCAGCTACGCCATGATTCCCCCTaccctcctccacctcatgtTCTTCCCCTTAGTGCTTTCCAGCCCTCCTCCCTTCCAATGCCTACTTACCCAACTGTCCTGCCACTGGAGGCTCCAAAGAGCCACTCACGCAAATCTCCCAGCAAGGCCAAGCCTCATGGCTCCCCAGCCAAGCATTTAGCTATGCAAGAGGCACATTTAGGGCAGCTAAGACACACAAGTCACAGTATGGGTGTGCCGGTTTTGCCTTACACCGATCCAATGGCCCATATTGTCCCTAGCACATTCAGTAGCCTGGACACACGATGGTTTGAAACCGCCCCTCGTTTCAGTCCCAGACAGGCTCGTAGGATGGATCCTGGCATGCATCAGGTGGTTCTTCAGCCCTCTCGACTTTCACCTCTCACACAAAGCCCCTTTAGTTCTCATGAGGGCTCCCCAGAGATTGTAGTGCGTCCCAGGCCACGTCCCAGCATTGTCCAACCTCCCATACCCCCAGAGATGTCTGAGATtaccctcctccctccttccacaGCCAGCTTCTCCAGGAgatcctccccttcctcctcaccTGCCCAAGGCCAGGGTAGCAGGAGAGCAAGTCCCAGCTACCGTTCCCACATGGCCTTTGCCTCCTCTGCAACCAGCTACCCAGCTTCCCAGTCCCCATCACCCCCCATGGAAAGCAGCAACATATTTGGGCAGATGCCATCTCAAAGGAGGACTGAAGAGGGGATCCTTCCGTCTGAGCCCTCTCCACCCCACTTGTCAGCTTCAGG CTATCTGGGCAGCGTTGTTGTGACCAGGTCCTCTACACCGCAATAG